ACAAAATCACTATCTTAGCCAGAGCTCCAAAccttaaaaaataatcaacttTACTTTACTTGAGAATACAGTTTGGAGTTGATCATTTATtcacaatgtaaaaaaaataatttcacttaCCCTATGGAACTCTTGTTTGTCCGTCGATGCGACGAGGACCATCTAATCATCCTGGGGTTTAATCATTAGCTTGATGGGTCCGCAGATGGCTAGTCAGGCCAATCTGTGCCCTAAATAGTCTCTGGCAGTGTGGACAGGGAATATTGGCTGCTGCTACAGGGTTGGCGGTCCTTGCCTTCCTGGCCTGCCTGCGGGCTACGGCCACTACGGTCCTATTGGCCTCATATGCTTCAGCACCCTTATGTACAGCTGTTTGCCATGCTCCTCTGTCTTGGGCTTTCTGTTCCCATGTGTCATGGTTGATGTTAAAAGACTTAAGTGATTCTTTTAGTGTGTCTTTGAAGCGCTTCTTTGGGCCTCCATGAGAGCGTCTTCCTTCCTGGAGCTCGCCAAACAGAAGTTTCTTTGGAAGACGTTCGTCCGGCATGCGAACTACATGTCCTGCCCACCGGAGCTGAGACTGCATCAGGACGGTGTAAATGCTGGGCAGGTTCGCACGAGTGAGGACCTCAGTGTCTGGTATCCTGTCTTGCCACTTGATGCCAAGAAGCTCTCTCAGACAGGTGGTGTGGAAATGGTTCAACTTCCTGGCATGGCGCCGATATACTGTCCATGTTTCACAGCCGTACAGCAATGTGGTAAGAACCATGGCCCTGTACACCTTGATCTTGGTTGTCGTTGAGATTCCTCTCCTGTTCCAAACGTTCTTGTATAGTCTGCCAAAGGCAGCACTTGCCTTAGCAAGTCTGGCATTAACTTCATCGTCAATGACAACGTTTCTTGAGAGTGTACTGCCGAGGTATGTGAACTTGTCCACCACATTTAGACGTTGTCCGCTTATTGTGATGTTGGGTTCAACGTAAGGCTTTCCTGGAGCTGGTTGATGTAATACTTCAGTCTTCTTTGTGCTGATTGTAAGGCCGAAGTTGTTGCAGGCCTCAGAGAACTTGTCAACACTATGCTGCATGTCAGCCTCTGTGGAAGCATTGAGGGCACAATCATCAGCAAACAGGAAGTCATTGATAGTGTCAGTTGAGACTTTGGTTTTTGCTTTAAGCCTCCTAAGGTTGAAGACAGAGCCATCAGTCCTGTACCTGATGCCAATGCCCATGTTTGTATTGCTGAAGGCATCAGTCAGCATGGCTGAGAACATGAGACTGAACAAAGTGGGAGCAAGGACACAGCCTTGTTTCACTCCGTTTGAGACATGAAATGAGTCAGAGGTCTCACCGTTGTCCTGAACTCTTGCCAGCATGCCATCATGGAGCTGTCGTACGATGGCGATGAACTTTCTGGGGCAACCATACTTTGCCATGATTTCACTTACCCTATGGAACTATAGTTTCTTGATATACTTCACCTGCTTTAAGATTTATTACCTCCTTACCAACAAATCTGAAAGCCAATAGTCATAATGGCATAAACTtggtaaagaaaaatataataaggTAAAGAAAATACTGTAGTTAATATGTATTCTCTTTTCAGTTTTACTGGCAGTTCCCCCTGCCCCTACTCAACTTCCAGCCATTCTATCCCTCCCTCCCTTACATCCCCCCTTTTATTCCACCCCACCCCCATCACCTCCTGAGACTTCTCTATCTCTGGCTTATGTTGATAATCTGTTGGTGACATCTTCGCTGTGATTTGCTTCCGTAATAAATTGCTAATTAGTCATGGCGTGTTGATCCCCACGCAAGCAAACACAGAATGTAATTAAGTTTTGTCAGTATCCTAACAAGCCTTTTAGATTTGGTAACTTTGCCTGGCACAGCAGACCTAGAAGACAAATACATTCTTGCTTACTTCTGACTTAATAACAGTTTCTTTGATAATGAAGCTAGCGCTGTCTACCTTTCTATCTTTGACATGTACAACAAGTTTTAAATTAAGCTTGGACTTATATGTGATACATAAATAGCACAAACAATAATGATTAAGTTCTGATAACTTTTATGTGTTTTATTagcaatgataaaatatatttataaaagaGAAGGTCCATAGTTGTTCAGGCGAATCTTCCCCTTCACTAATTAATTAAATTCAAACCATCAAGCCTCACTGGAAAGGACACagtttcacagtgtgttcacatagcaaactatgtgaaattattattcacactgttaaaaatgctcaaattcaacagtgtgaagatattttcacactgtggacaccaaGACAGTGCGACTGTTCACAGCGTATTCATATGGTCGACTATTTGAATATGTGATTTACACTGCTGAAATGCTCAAACtgaacagtgtgaagatattttcacactgtggacaccaaGACAGTGCgactgttcacagtgtgttcacatggtcgactatttGAATATGTGATTTACACTGCTGAAATGCTCAAACtgaacagtgtgaaggtgatcaGCCACACAACTTGGGatgacagagccttctacatctctggaccaaagctatggaatagccttccccaatttatcaggagagcagagacctaatcaacttttgagtcttacctgaagacctttctgttccccactacaacattattgcaagaataactcaattgtagtattactaggacagtacttgaactgaatgatgatcctaagcactgtttgaagacattgaaatttgtgagatatttcctatttttgagcaagcgccatgagcgcccagctgaggcggataccggcgctaaacaagaacccatcatcatcatcatcatattgtattccacactgtgaacacactgtggcacacacactgtgttctttccagtagggATCGAGTtagtaaaggaaaaaaaagttatatagaTGAAATCTACAATCCCTTacaattacatttcattgactCTACATTATTCACCAGAATATGATGCACAACATttagtaggggagagagatagggttcccatgcacccgaatgatatatttttttaacctacatttttgtaatccttaagatgtctagtgaatgaattttgatgttcccaaaacgaaatattgtcccatggggttcaaattcaagatggcgtccaaaataataataataataataattaacatttatatagcgcttaatacaacagtttctaagcgcattggaaggagaaaaaagaagtagCAAAATACAGTGAAAGAGAACAGGATATGGAATTAAGAGGACTGCTTAATGAGGTAAGATTTGAGGAGTGTTTTGAAAGATTCGACAGTGGATGCATTACGGATGGAGATGGGGAGATTGTTCCAGAGTTTAGGGGCAAGAGCAGAAAAAGCACGATCGCCATAACGGGTAAAAGTGCGGGGTCCTAGAGATAGTCGAAGGTGAGCAGTAGAAGAAGATTGGAGACGTTGAGTTGCAGAGGATGAGTGACAGAGAGAGATAAGAGTTTGAAGGTAGGATGGGGCGAGACCATGGATGATTTTATAGACAAGGAGAAGGAGcttgaaaataattctattATGAACCTGAAGCCAATGGAGGGAGTAGAGAATAGGGGTgatatgttcaaatttcttaGTGAGGGTTACCAATCTAGCTGcagtattttgaattctttgaagGGGGGCTATACTAGATTGAGGTAAACCAGCAAGTAAAGCATTACAATAATCTAAATGGGATGATACAAAGGCATGTACTATACGTTCAGTAGATGATTTATCAAGATACTTTCTTAACTTCCCTATCTTACAAATACCCCATGATGCACAACGACAAACATTTCTGATATGCTGGTTAAGGGTCAAGTTGTTATCAATAATAACTCCAAGATCCCTTACAGTATCTGAACCACTGATATTTCCAGCGAGAAAATCTAAACAAGGTAAATGACCTGAACTCCTAAACCTAGAGAAAACATGCAGCATCTCAGTTTTTAGTTCATTGAGCTGAACCTTGTTGTCGAATGACCAACGCTTAATATCAGCAATGCAGGCAGACAGTCTTTGAACAGCAACTCCTCGATCCGCTGGCTTCATGGTGAGATATATCTGAGTATCATCAGCATAGGTAGTATACTGGATACCTGTATGAGAGTTGATAATCCTTCCTAAAGGACCAGTATACAGGATATACAAGGGAgggccgccatattcatgggatctggattttcgtacatagattccgacacaaacattcatttgccacaaaattagtgtcatatgaaagataaataaattttctacaagttgatactattcatgggtgataaaatggtaattcggctgagattttaatgagaaaagtacaattttgagaattttttctaaaaaattgaaaatttgtgaaatacatgatttaccataaatctaaggaaaataaaggaatcgcCTCGAAAACTtttagaaaactttcctaatatacaattattaagtggacgaaattccaaattgatatcattattagtcacaaacttattatgtctcaaacttgaaaattcaattttcagaaatttagcttttttactgcatatcggagacttggatatattaatgtatattgtcacattttcaacccagaaaatggaaaaaggccttcataaaatgcaaaattatctattattttgttggtagaatttactacaatccctttattcttcgatttcaagtcggttgatatagtttttaaaagaattaagacttttggccaaaatttgtatgtttttggtaaaaaaaattgcacatgcactgttattgatcagatttattatgaatatcagtaataaatgcacaatctcaacattcgatatgaaagaggatgtatcaacgagaatatttgcaggcttcatgccaccataagtatcttcatttgcttcaaatagaaggaaaatatgctgaatgtattgagcgattttgcgctaaagtgaggccaaaaagcaaccttagtgtggcagtcacatccatgaaaacgattgcaaagtgatgaatggtatgtcattcaaataatacaatagcttggatcagcctctcgcatcgattgtgttggtatgactaacacaccgtaatgtccagtatgtaatgtgcatggtaatagaaatgtatctgattcagaaggatgcaaagacaaaaaaggtgtttctgttacattataaagaaatttattaaatattgtctcttggaaacagttataagatacactagcactgcaggtaataAAGATGAAGTTCTTACACATCAATACACAGCTCAAAGGAATATGTCGAAGCTACCCCcactttatctgtattttgaatctatgacctgtattcctaaatcaggtttatcttcgaacacaaaattagtgtcatatgaaatatgaataaattttctacaagttggtattattcataggtgatgaaaaggtaattcggctgatcttaataagaaaagtgcattttgaaattgttttccccaaaaatgaaaatttgcaaaatacttgatttaccatgtatctaagaaaaataaaggaattaccttgaaactttctagaaaactttcctaatatacaattattaagaaattgatttttttactgcattttacagacttaaattactatattgtcattatctttaCCACCCCTTTTCACCACATTGATAAGTTTTTCTAACCTTCGCCTTTTCAATCCTGGAGTCGTATACTGAATGAATTCATTTTGATGTTCTGAAAACTTGAATATTGTCCCTTGGCCGCCACTttgacggccatcttggattctgaCAAAAGAACtcttacaaatattttgagggtgtTCTGAGTatgagaaattaattgagtgggttatctttattctttacaatttaaatcaaacaattctgatacattaaagtgccaaaaatgacaaaaacctcTTTCTGTTGACCAATGTAAAGAAGGGGAAGGCATTTTTGGAATATTGAGATGTGTATGGCTGTGTTAttaatctatttaatattttcaaaagtagaaaatgtggTGACGAATCAGTACCACGGAAAAGGCCTcctgtaaattgcattttacaacttccaacaattaacttatatcatgtcaaaatgcaaGCTTTATGGTTCTTAGGGAGGACTTTGACAAACAGGCAGTCAATCTTAGAAGTCATTGGCAGGCTCATGTGCCACATTTGGGCGATCTTTTTGAGCTAAAACTTTGTGCCAATGTACGTGATCTTGAAAGATATATTCCTGATCCAGAAGTTGTAAACTTTGGACTGGAAAAGCAATTTTGCTTGCTGCAAAATTCAAGAGAATGTTattctctttgagaaaaaaaacatgatattttCTTGGTTGCCATCCGGGCAACCATGATGGCAGTTTTGGTTGCCAACGTCACCCGGGCGACCGCTAATTTCGATTCCTGCTTTGGAGTGGGGATGGTGGATGGAATTTCCCTCACGTGTGATCCGATCCTTCTCAAGATTCCTCCGTTTGGCTTTGATACTTCGTAAGACCTGGGTTCCTCAGAGACTTTGGATGCTTTAGCTGGTATCCAAGTGTGTTATCTTGGATGTATAACTCTCACTGGCTGTCCTACATGCAGAGGTGGTAGATCAGAACTTGCATGTcgataatgcacttccttcaccttgccttgcctattcaagagaaaatcagtggcagtagaatctctcgagaaatagtgagttgataatgtggttctgatgggtctaccaaataacatttctgcTGGTGATCTAAAGTAACTTTCGACTGGTGTTGCTCTCAGGTTCATCATTGCTAGTTGACTGTCTTGGCCAGTCTGAGAACATTTTGTCAACAGATTCTTGACTGTACGAACCATCCTCTGAGCTAATCCGTTTGATCTTGGATAGTGTGGAGAAGAAGTAATGTGCTTGATATTCcacttctttttttatgctgaCTTGCTTGATGTTTCTGGCATGTTTCACTCTGCTTTATCAACTGGTCGATGTACTCGTTGTTTGACAAGAACACTGTCTCACGAGCAAGTCAGTTGGTACATTCGATTCCCATGTGTCCTAGGTGAAGCTGTCCAAGGATATCATTCCTCAGTGACTTCGGTACGATGACTTGACTTCCCGTGAAGAGTATTCCATGTGATAATCCGATGTTATCTCTATACGACCAATACTGCATAAGGGATTTCAATAACTCTTGGATTGTTTCAGGCCAACTCTTAGTAACTATCTGCCATAATGATCTAGGTATTGGATCATTAGCTGTTTCTCTCTGAAGTTCTGTCGTCTTGTGTTTTCCGAAGGGTAATAGGTCGATCGCATATGCGAATCTTTTTCCTAAGAGCAGATGGATTTAACTCTGACACCTAACGGTATATGCTTTCTTGGGATTACAAAGTCAACTCAATGAATTGGAAAGAATCATGTTGTTTCCAGGTCGGTAATTGACTTGAAACCTGTTTCCTTGGACTTTGATTATAAGCGATCGCTGTAGATGCAGCAGTGCACTTGTAAGAGTTTTTTCCATATAATTTCCAGTGGTCTGTGATTGTTTCACTGTGAATTCCTTCCCGAACAGATATGTATGGAAgcgtttgataccaaacattgGGACTAAGATTTCCCTCTATGGTTGAGTAGTTGGACTGTGCAGTGGAAAGACTTTGGATGCAACCGCAGCAGGTTACCATCCTGAAACAAGGCATGCTCCTAGATCTTTCATTGATGTATCCATCTTGACAGGCCTCTCTCTCTGGGTCATAGAACTGTAGGCATGCACCTGATGATACTGCACATTTCAGGCTGTTCAAGGAatgttcatgatcatcgtcccagatgaacggtacttccttgtggagaagttatcgaagtggtgctgacttttcccacaaattaggaatatatgctgctaggtatttgaacaatattagGCATTTCTGAACATCACCCTCTTCGTCCTTGGGTAATAGTACTTGGGTAATGTGTTGGCTAATACCTGGCTAGGATCTGAGTAGAT
The genomic region above belongs to Lytechinus pictus isolate F3 Inbred chromosome 12, Lp3.0, whole genome shotgun sequence and contains:
- the LOC135156187 gene encoding uncharacterized protein LOC135156187; translated protein: MAKYGCPRKFIAIVRQLHDGMLARVQDNGETSDSFHVSNGVKQGCVLAPTLFSLMFSAMLTDAFSNTNMGIGIRYRTDGSVFNLRRLKAKTKVSTDTINDFLFADDCALNASTEADMQHSVDKFSEACNNFGLTISTKKTEVLHQPAPGKPYVEPNITISGQRLNVVDKFTYLGSTLSRNVVIDDEVNARLAKASAAFGRLYKNVWNRRGISTTTKIKVYRAMVLTTLLYGCETWTVYRRHARKLNHFHTTCLRELLGIKWQDRIPDTEVLTRANLPSIYTVLMQSQLRWAGHVVRMPDERLPKKLLFGELQEGRRSHGGPKKRFKDTLKESLKSFNINHDTWEQKAQDRGAWQTAVHKGAEAYEANRTVVAVARRQARKARTANPVAAANIPCPHCQRLFRAQIGLTSHLRTHQAND